A genomic window from Rhodopirellula islandica includes:
- the gcvPB gene encoding aminomethyl-transferring glycine dehydrogenase subunit GcvPB, whose product MRNQQSTQLLFELSRAGRRAHRLGDLDVPSVNVDDLFTAESLAETPPPLPELAEGDVVRHFVCLSTLNMSVDTHFYPLGSCTMKYNPKRNERIASLPGFLNVHPLQHESGLQGLLELLYELQGMFAEISGLPGVSMQPAAGAHGELAALLVAAAYFREQGSDRSVVLTADSAHGTNPASAQMAGFKTKTVKSNANGLVDLEDLKAKLDDKTAVFMLTNPNTLGLFDSQIEEINQLVHDAGALIYLDGANMNAILGITRPGDFGADLMHYNPHKTFSGPHGGGGPGAGPICVRDFLAKYLPGPIVTRVENENATSDDDRYTYHLTSPSGDSIGRVRSFFGNTGVLVRAYIYLRTYGGDGLRHVSEDAVLGANYLLSKVKHFLDVPHGNRCMHEFVASASRLKKEKHLSAMDIAKRILDYGFHAPTVYFPLVVDEAVMVEPTETESKQTLDAFVEALFRITEEGEELIHDAPHSTRISRPDDVTAARRPVLKWTDAAGESAT is encoded by the coding sequence ATGCGAAACCAACAATCGACTCAGCTTCTGTTTGAACTCAGCCGTGCTGGACGACGAGCTCACCGACTTGGTGATTTGGACGTGCCTTCGGTGAATGTGGACGATTTGTTCACAGCAGAATCGCTCGCCGAAACGCCTCCCCCGCTTCCCGAGTTGGCCGAAGGCGACGTGGTGCGTCACTTCGTTTGTTTGTCGACGCTGAACATGAGCGTCGACACGCACTTTTACCCGTTGGGTTCGTGCACGATGAAGTACAACCCGAAACGCAACGAACGCATCGCGTCGTTGCCAGGGTTCCTGAACGTGCACCCACTGCAACATGAGTCGGGCCTGCAAGGGTTGCTGGAGTTGTTGTACGAACTGCAGGGCATGTTCGCTGAGATCAGCGGTTTGCCAGGCGTGTCGATGCAGCCTGCTGCAGGGGCGCATGGTGAGTTGGCGGCATTGTTGGTCGCGGCGGCTTACTTCCGTGAACAGGGCAGCGACCGAAGCGTGGTTTTGACCGCCGACTCGGCTCACGGGACCAACCCCGCCAGCGCTCAGATGGCCGGTTTCAAAACCAAGACGGTCAAGAGCAACGCGAATGGTTTGGTGGACCTGGAAGATCTCAAAGCCAAGCTCGATGACAAGACCGCCGTGTTCATGCTGACCAATCCGAACACGCTGGGATTGTTTGATAGCCAGATCGAAGAGATCAACCAACTGGTTCACGATGCCGGAGCGTTGATCTACTTGGACGGTGCCAACATGAACGCGATCTTGGGCATCACTCGGCCAGGTGACTTCGGCGCGGATTTGATGCATTACAACCCACACAAGACTTTCTCCGGACCTCACGGCGGTGGCGGTCCTGGTGCAGGCCCGATTTGCGTTCGTGACTTCTTGGCCAAGTATTTGCCGGGGCCGATCGTGACTCGCGTCGAAAACGAAAATGCGACGAGTGACGACGATCGTTACACCTATCATCTGACATCGCCTTCCGGTGATTCGATCGGACGTGTGCGTAGCTTCTTTGGCAACACCGGCGTGTTGGTGCGGGCGTACATCTACCTGCGGACTTACGGTGGGGATGGCTTGCGGCATGTCAGCGAAGACGCTGTTCTTGGTGCCAACTACTTGCTCAGCAAGGTCAAGCATTTCCTCGACGTGCCGCATGGCAATCGTTGCATGCACGAGTTCGTTGCCTCGGCTTCCCGGTTGAAAAAAGAAAAGCATCTGTCCGCGATGGACATCGCCAAGCGGATTTTGGACTACGGATTCCACGCTCCCACGGTGTACTTCCCGTTGGTGGTGGATGAAGCCGTGATGGTGGAGCCAACTGAAACGGAAAGCAAGCAAACGCTGGATGCGTTCGTGGAGGCTCTCTTCCGGATCACGGAAGAAGGCGAAGAGTTGATTCATGATGCTCCCCACTCGACGCGAATCAGTCGTCCCGATGATGTGACGGCAGCTCGGCGTCCGGTTTTGAAATGGACCGATGCGGCGGGCGAATCGGCGACGTGA
- a CDS encoding sigma-54-dependent transcriptional regulator: MMPAASILLVDDDHHLATSLGEWLADEGFEIHLAGTLEHARQQLKQHAFELVITDLRLGGDDGMTLVKDIKRHHCETPVLVMTGYATPNTAVEAVRAGAVDLLTKPVIDDELLLAIDRAMNQRQIEAENETLRRQLDQRSGLENILSHDYRMMKIFDVIDSVADAKASILITGENGTGKSMIARAIHNRCNRRSGPFIEVACGALPDTLLESELFGHVAGAYTGANTDRRGKFELADGGTLFLDEIATATPAMQVKLLRVLQELQFEPLGGMETRSVDTRVILATNENLDQAVADGSFRQDLYYRINVVNIVLPSLRERPGDVPLLVDHFLREAAETAGREVDGFDREAMKTLQSYAWPGNVRQLENVVERAVLLATDRVLTKDDLPPDVLGTSANQHASIGSVGHSPGVTASSGPSSFNPAILDGCSLREALEGPEREIILHSLRRHNWNRAATADELEINRTTLYKKMKRLGLDDPRLQYANH; this comes from the coding sequence ATGATGCCCGCTGCTTCGATCCTGCTTGTCGACGACGACCATCACTTGGCAACCTCGCTGGGTGAATGGCTAGCCGATGAAGGTTTCGAAATCCATCTGGCTGGCACGCTCGAACACGCACGCCAACAACTCAAACAACACGCGTTCGAATTGGTGATCACCGACTTACGATTGGGCGGTGACGATGGAATGACGTTGGTGAAGGACATCAAACGCCACCACTGCGAAACTCCGGTTCTGGTGATGACCGGCTACGCGACTCCCAACACTGCGGTGGAAGCCGTCCGCGCTGGGGCAGTGGACTTGCTGACCAAACCGGTCATCGATGACGAATTGTTGCTCGCCATCGATCGCGCCATGAACCAACGCCAGATTGAGGCGGAGAACGAAACTCTGCGTCGACAACTCGATCAACGCAGTGGACTCGAAAACATCCTCAGCCATGACTACCGAATGATGAAAATCTTCGATGTCATCGACAGTGTCGCGGATGCCAAGGCATCGATTTTGATCACGGGCGAAAACGGCACGGGGAAAAGCATGATCGCCCGTGCCATTCACAACCGCTGCAACCGACGCAGTGGCCCCTTCATCGAAGTCGCTTGCGGTGCGTTGCCTGACACCTTGCTCGAAAGCGAATTGTTCGGTCACGTTGCGGGCGCCTACACCGGCGCCAACACCGACCGCCGAGGCAAGTTTGAACTCGCCGACGGCGGAACGTTGTTCCTCGACGAGATCGCAACGGCAACACCAGCCATGCAGGTCAAATTGCTTCGCGTTCTCCAAGAACTCCAGTTCGAACCACTCGGTGGCATGGAGACACGCAGCGTCGACACACGCGTCATCTTGGCAACCAACGAAAACCTGGATCAAGCCGTCGCTGATGGCTCGTTCCGTCAAGATTTGTACTACCGAATCAACGTCGTGAACATCGTCTTGCCGTCGCTTCGAGAGCGACCGGGCGACGTTCCTCTGCTGGTCGACCACTTCCTGCGCGAAGCCGCTGAAACTGCTGGCCGAGAGGTCGATGGTTTTGACCGCGAAGCGATGAAGACCCTGCAATCCTATGCTTGGCCCGGCAACGTTCGCCAACTTGAAAACGTGGTTGAGCGAGCCGTTTTGCTCGCCACCGATCGCGTCCTCACCAAGGATGACTTGCCACCCGACGTGCTCGGAACCTCCGCCAACCAACATGCCTCCATCGGCAGCGTCGGGCATTCGCCGGGTGTGACCGCGTCGAGCGGCCCCTCCTCCTTCAACCCAGCCATTCTCGATGGCTGCAGTCTGCGAGAAGCGCTTGAAGGTCCTGAGCGGGAGATCATTCTCCATTCGCTTCGACGCCACAACTGGAACCGAGCTGCCACCGCGGACGAGCTTGAAATCAATCGAACAACGCTCTACAAAAAAATGAAACGCCTGGGCCTCGACGACCCGCGTCTCCAATACGCCAACCATTGA
- the gcvPA gene encoding aminomethyl-transferring glycine dehydrogenase subunit GcvPA encodes MSYLFHTDEDRREMLKSIGAESIDEIINDQVPEAVRLKRPLNLPPACNELALTAEMTRLAARNASADSHVCFLGGGAYDHFIPAAVDEIASRGEYYTSYTPYQAEVSQGNLQVMFEYETLVTQLTGLGVSNASLYDGGSAATEAVLMALSMQRGRNKVITTDVVHPQYRDILVAYLKNIDAELVVVPSDENGHSKPMIDAIDDKTACVLIQHPNFVGQLESVSEIAAAAKEAGALTIQVFDPVSLGRLKRPGDMGVDIAIAEGQSLGNPLAYGGPYLGIMACRDELVRRLPGRIAGQTTDRRGKRCWVLTLQTREQHIRREKATSNICSNQTLLALRATVHLSLLGPEGLKETADHCIAKTAYAKEVIAKSERFEVVGEGPSLKEFVVRDLGADVAGLLAHAREQGLLAGIDMTPMCVGGSEASEPAVALPSRYEQCFLVAVTEKRSRVEIDRWANVLCEAPSMATV; translated from the coding sequence ATGAGTTATCTCTTTCACACCGACGAAGACCGCCGTGAAATGTTGAAATCGATTGGTGCTGAAAGCATCGATGAGATCATCAACGATCAGGTGCCCGAAGCGGTTCGTTTGAAACGTCCCTTGAATTTGCCGCCCGCATGCAACGAGTTGGCGCTGACCGCCGAGATGACGCGGTTGGCAGCACGCAACGCTTCGGCTGATTCGCACGTGTGCTTCTTGGGTGGCGGTGCGTACGACCACTTCATCCCTGCCGCCGTGGATGAAATTGCGTCGCGAGGGGAGTACTACACCTCTTACACGCCGTACCAAGCCGAAGTCAGCCAAGGCAATTTGCAGGTGATGTTTGAGTACGAAACCTTGGTCACGCAGTTGACTGGGTTGGGTGTCAGCAACGCCAGTCTGTACGACGGTGGGTCCGCTGCGACGGAAGCGGTCTTGATGGCTTTGTCGATGCAACGCGGCCGCAACAAGGTCATCACGACCGATGTGGTTCATCCACAGTACCGTGACATCCTGGTGGCTTACCTCAAGAACATCGACGCTGAGTTGGTGGTGGTTCCGTCGGATGAGAATGGGCACTCCAAGCCCATGATCGATGCGATCGATGACAAAACCGCTTGCGTGCTGATCCAGCATCCGAACTTTGTCGGTCAACTCGAATCGGTTTCCGAGATCGCTGCCGCGGCCAAAGAAGCCGGGGCACTGACGATTCAAGTGTTCGATCCGGTTAGCCTCGGTCGACTGAAGCGTCCCGGTGACATGGGCGTCGACATTGCCATCGCCGAAGGACAAAGCTTGGGCAACCCGCTGGCCTACGGCGGCCCTTACCTGGGCATCATGGCGTGCCGAGATGAGTTGGTGCGTCGCTTGCCTGGCCGGATTGCGGGACAAACGACTGACCGTCGTGGGAAACGCTGCTGGGTGTTGACGCTGCAGACTCGCGAGCAACACATTCGCCGCGAAAAAGCGACCAGCAACATTTGCAGCAACCAAACGCTGTTGGCCTTGCGAGCGACCGTGCACCTGTCGTTGCTCGGCCCAGAAGGTTTGAAAGAGACTGCGGATCACTGCATCGCGAAAACGGCTTATGCCAAAGAAGTGATCGCGAAATCGGAACGATTTGAAGTGGTCGGCGAAGGTCCCTCGCTGAAAGAGTTTGTCGTGCGAGATCTCGGTGCGGACGTGGCTGGATTGTTGGCTCATGCCCGTGAACAAGGTTTGTTGGCAGGGATCGACATGACGCCGATGTGCGTCGGTGGTTCGGAAGCCTCGGAGCCCGCGGTTGCTTTGCCGTCGCGATACGAGCAGTGTTTCTTGGTCGCGGTGACCGAAAAACGTTCGCGAGTGGAGATTGATCGTTGGGCCAATGTGCTCTGCGAAGCTCCCTCGATGGCCACGGTTTGA
- the thiD gene encoding bifunctional hydroxymethylpyrimidine kinase/phosphomethylpyrimidine kinase — protein sequence MPSAAPVALTIAGSDPSGGAGLQADLKTFHTLGVYGCSVVTLLTAQNTLGVQGIQMVPTDFARTQWASVSSDLPLAAIKTGALGNAEMIEAVADCLDSASSPVVIDPVMISKHGHAIIDDDAVDKLIERLFPLADLVTPNSFEAERLVGHTVRSEEDLVNVAAKLLALGPRAVLVKAHLSDESVDCLADASGVQLLRSPRLESNRTHGSGCVLSAAITARLAQGEDLHNAVQTARSFVHNAIRNAPQLGAGISPLGLLTPIN from the coding sequence ATGCCCTCTGCCGCTCCAGTTGCACTCACGATCGCTGGCTCGGATCCGTCTGGCGGGGCGGGATTGCAAGCCGACTTGAAGACGTTCCACACGCTGGGCGTGTACGGTTGCAGCGTGGTGACACTGCTCACAGCACAGAACACGCTGGGAGTCCAAGGCATTCAGATGGTTCCCACTGATTTTGCCAGGACACAATGGGCCAGTGTCTCCAGCGATCTGCCTTTGGCTGCCATCAAAACAGGCGCACTGGGCAACGCCGAAATGATCGAGGCAGTCGCGGATTGCCTGGACTCCGCCTCCAGCCCTGTGGTCATCGATCCCGTGATGATCAGCAAACATGGTCATGCCATCATCGACGACGATGCGGTCGACAAGCTGATCGAAAGGCTGTTTCCGCTGGCGGATCTCGTGACCCCCAATTCCTTTGAGGCCGAACGCTTGGTGGGCCACACGGTCCGCAGCGAAGAGGACCTTGTCAACGTCGCCGCAAAACTGCTTGCATTGGGACCGCGCGCGGTCTTGGTCAAAGCTCACTTGAGCGACGAATCAGTCGACTGCTTGGCCGATGCCAGCGGTGTTCAATTGCTGCGTTCACCGCGACTGGAATCCAATCGCACCCACGGCAGCGGGTGCGTGTTGTCCGCAGCCATCACGGCACGCCTCGCTCAAGGCGAGGACTTGCACAACGCCGTGCAAACCGCTCGATCGTTTGTCCACAACGCGATTCGCAATGCCCCCCAACTCGGCGCAGGCATCTCGCCGCTGGGGCTCCTCACGCCGATCAACTGA
- a CDS encoding carbon storage regulator has protein sequence MLVLTRKIDEQIVIGDNIKITVIKVRNNQVRLGISAPRDIRVLRGELEPKESEATETTDTQLVVDLDLNDEATQALLKTTEDIEATYRPAAAKKPAQSPASIAKRPQPSAVERTPPPSSLAGKGSSNRVGHMLPSENTANRMTAAIDATDTVSQKSPDSELRVYSGKVSRRTGEGSLKRSPLAGYFTAP, from the coding sequence ATGTTGGTTCTCACTCGAAAAATCGACGAACAAATCGTGATCGGCGACAACATCAAGATCACCGTCATTAAAGTCCGGAACAACCAAGTCCGGCTTGGCATCTCGGCACCTCGCGACATTCGTGTCCTGCGAGGCGAACTGGAACCGAAAGAAAGCGAAGCCACCGAGACAACCGACACTCAACTGGTGGTCGACTTGGACCTGAACGACGAAGCCACCCAGGCACTGCTCAAAACGACCGAAGATATCGAAGCCACCTACCGCCCCGCCGCTGCAAAGAAACCAGCTCAGTCCCCCGCCTCGATCGCCAAGCGTCCGCAACCATCGGCCGTCGAACGGACGCCCCCCCCATCCTCACTGGCAGGAAAGGGTTCCTCCAACCGAGTTGGGCACATGTTGCCTTCGGAAAACACCGCGAACCGCATGACCGCTGCAATCGATGCAACCGACACGGTTTCACAAAAGTCCCCTGACTCAGAACTCCGTGTCTACAGTGGCAAGGTCAGTCGTCGGACAGGCGAAGGGTCGCTCAAACGCAGTCCTTTGGCCGGTTATTTCACCGCCCCCTGA
- a CDS encoding lipoate--protein ligase family protein, whose protein sequence is MSGVPSVRGRLIELAQHDAAANMAIDEALLNSVAMGAPPTLRFYGWKRPTLSLGYFQPLAEAKAWAERTGIALGADGDVDLVRRSTGGGAILHHAELTLSLTLPMNVSDTGAREATYRNVHEAIADELKLLGVDAKPFRTLGTSAVSRSEADAAVPAKASKGDEPFLCFQRRTDEDLIVSGYKVLGSAQRRTKGALLQHGSLLWSVSRHADVLPGMQQLAGRQLNLEAFIRGLKRRLETIFGIDWQSGSLESTELEAAEQIVTQRYGNPDWTAKR, encoded by the coding sequence GTGAGTGGCGTTCCCTCCGTTCGTGGGCGATTGATCGAGCTGGCGCAGCACGATGCGGCTGCGAACATGGCGATCGATGAAGCGTTGTTGAACAGCGTTGCCATGGGAGCACCACCGACGCTGCGATTTTACGGGTGGAAACGGCCGACGTTGTCGCTCGGGTACTTTCAACCGCTGGCCGAGGCAAAGGCTTGGGCGGAGCGAACCGGCATCGCTCTGGGAGCGGACGGCGACGTGGATCTGGTTCGCCGGTCCACGGGTGGTGGTGCCATTCTGCATCATGCTGAGCTGACGCTGTCGTTGACCTTGCCGATGAACGTGTCGGACACCGGAGCTCGGGAAGCAACGTATCGCAACGTGCACGAAGCGATCGCGGACGAGCTCAAACTCTTGGGTGTCGACGCGAAACCGTTTCGAACCTTGGGGACGAGCGCGGTTTCGCGATCGGAAGCCGATGCGGCAGTGCCTGCGAAGGCGAGCAAAGGAGATGAGCCATTTCTCTGCTTCCAACGTCGCACCGACGAGGATTTGATCGTCAGTGGCTACAAGGTGCTTGGCAGTGCACAACGCAGAACCAAGGGCGCGTTGCTGCAGCACGGCAGTTTGCTATGGAGTGTTTCGCGTCACGCGGATGTCTTGCCGGGGATGCAGCAGTTGGCTGGCCGGCAGTTGAACCTCGAAGCATTCATTCGCGGTTTGAAGCGGCGTTTGGAGACGATCTTTGGAATCGATTGGCAGTCCGGATCGCTGGAGTCGACGGAGCTGGAAGCTGCCGAACAAATTGTGACGCAGCGATACGGCAATCCGGACTGGACTGCGAAAAGATAG
- the gcvH gene encoding glycine cleavage system protein GcvH — translation MARDPSTLRYAETHEWVDVQEEGGDKFATIGISAFAVEQLNDLVYMDLPEVGRELEIGEEFGEVESVKAVSPLYSPVAGEVVAVHSDLPDNLDNLNDDAFDFGWILKVKLSADLPDSLMDFAAYQKQCSEAG, via the coding sequence ATGGCACGAGACCCTTCGACCCTGCGTTATGCCGAGACCCATGAGTGGGTGGACGTCCAAGAAGAAGGCGGCGACAAGTTCGCAACGATCGGTATCTCAGCGTTCGCCGTCGAGCAACTCAACGACTTGGTCTACATGGACCTCCCCGAAGTCGGACGAGAACTTGAAATTGGCGAAGAATTCGGTGAAGTCGAATCCGTCAAAGCGGTTAGCCCTCTGTACAGCCCGGTGGCTGGTGAAGTCGTCGCAGTTCACTCCGATCTGCCTGACAACTTGGACAACTTGAACGACGACGCGTTCGACTTTGGATGGATTCTAAAAGTGAAATTGTCAGCGGATCTGCCTGATTCGTTGATGGACTTTGCCGCTTATCAAAAACAGTGCTCCGAAGCAGGTTGA